The genomic DNA AGAAAGCAAGCATTTATTGATGCTTGCTTTCCTTTATTAATGAATATGACGATATACTCCGATAACTTTTCCTAGGATAGACACATTTCGTAGGATAATTGGTGTTAGAGAAGAGTTCTCCGGCTGTAAACGAACATAATCTTTTTCTTTGAAGAATCTCTTAACTGTCGCCTCATCTTCCTCGGTCATGGCAACAACGATGTCTCCGTTATTCGCTGTTTGCTGCTGCTTCACGATCACGTAATCTCCATCAAGGATTCCAGCTTCAATCATACTGTCTCCCATAACCTCAAGCATAAATACTTGTTCATCCGCGGGGGCAAGGCGTTCCGGGAGAGGAAAATACTCTTCAACATTTTCAATAGCAGTTATAGGTATACCAGCTGTTACTTTTCCGACTACAGGAACGTTAACGATATTATATTTTGGTATATTGCTTACCACCTCATCAAGATCCAGAATCTCAATAGCTCTTGGCTTTGTTGGATCTCTTCGAATATACCCTTTGCTTTCAAGTCTAGCTAAATGGCCGTGTACGGTTGAGCTTGAAGCTAAACCAACCGCTTCCCCAATTTCACGAACGGAAGGCGGATAGCCCTTTTGCTTAACTTCTTCTTTTATATATTCTAGTATATCGACCTGACGTTTTGATAGTTTTGTCATACTTACCGCCCCTCATTGGTTAATCTTGACTATATTATAGCATGTTCTACCAGTGCATACAAACATAAGTTCGAATAATTGTTGACACAAAACAAATGTTCGGTCTATAATAATAACATAAATACGAACATACATTCTAATAGAGGTGTTTTACATGAAAACTTTATGGAACAAATATTCATATGCTATTATTCTAGTTATCTTATCTATCCTAGCGTCGATTATTTTAGTAATTTCTAGTGGTGAATCAGTTGAGGAAAAATATATGTCTGTAACGATTAATGAAGGAGAAACTCTTTGGGACCTTTGTCAAAACTACGCTGATAAGCATGCTTTGTCTGAAACAGAGTTTGTATCCTGGGTAGAAGAAATTAATGATATTAATGGGAACGTATTGTTAGTAGGTGATGAAATCTATATACCTGTAGAATTAAACGATTCCGCTGTTAGAGAGCTTGCTTCGAATTAGGAGGAAATATGAAGGCAATTATCTATTGTAGAGTAAGTACTGAAAAAGAATCACAGTACTCTTCTCTAAAAAGACAGGAAGAAGAGTTATTGAAGCTGTCAAAACAACACGACATGGAAGTTGTTGAAGTGATAAAGGAACAGGCAAGTGGTTATGACTTTGACAGAGAGGGTATTTTGCTCCTACTTTCACGATTAAAGAATGAGAAAGTAGATGCAGTCCTTATTCAAGATGAAACGAGACTTGGTAGAGGAAATGCCAAAATCGCTTTGCTTCATTGTATACTAAAGGATAAC from Robertmurraya sp. FSL R5-0851 includes the following:
- the yneA gene encoding cell division suppressor protein YneA, which encodes MKTLWNKYSYAIILVILSILASIILVISSGESVEEKYMSVTINEGETLWDLCQNYADKHALSETEFVSWVEEINDINGNVLLVGDEIYIPVELNDSAVRELASN
- the lexA gene encoding transcriptional repressor LexA, translated to MTKLSKRQVDILEYIKEEVKQKGYPPSVREIGEAVGLASSSTVHGHLARLESKGYIRRDPTKPRAIEILDLDEVVSNIPKYNIVNVPVVGKVTAGIPITAIENVEEYFPLPERLAPADEQVFMLEVMGDSMIEAGILDGDYVIVKQQQTANNGDIVVAMTEEDEATVKRFFKEKDYVRLQPENSSLTPIILRNVSILGKVIGVYRHIH